The Methanocaldococcus infernus ME region CAGTGAGGACATCTCTTATTTAACCTATAAATCTTTTCCAATTTTAAGATCTTAATTTTCTCTATGTTAATTGTTAATGGCTCCTCTCTAACAGTTCCATAAACAGCTACAAAATCTCCAGGAATTAGCTTTCTAATGGTCTCTCTAAAGCCCTTGGTTGGTTCATAGGCTATACAGTCAATATTTCCAGTGTCATCAGAGAGTTTAAAGATGACATGTCCCCCTTCTATATCTCTTGGCTTTTCAGAAACTTTTCCATAAACAATAACTCCAGTGTTAGGATAAATATCTCTAATTTTCATAACCCTTAGATGAACATCTGTTCCATGGTTAGTTTTAAAGATCATAAATCTCTCAGGTTTCTCTCCCTTAACCATAAAATAGGCATCAATTAAAGTTTTAATATTAATTCCTCTAATGCCAAAGAGAACTGGACATGGAGTGTTAGGAGTAATTAAAACCTTCTCATTTTCATAGTCATAGTTGTCAAAAGTGTAAGGAAATGTTTTCCTATCCATCTCTATAACACTTCTCTCATCTATCTCTCTCCTCTTCCCCCAATTTTCCTTTTTTCTGTAAGCTAATAGCTCATAAGTGTAAGGAGGTTCAGAACTTATAGCCCCTAAGGCTCCAATAATCCCAAGCCCTTTTTTAAATTTTATAAACCCTCCTCCAACTCTCTTAATAACTTTCTCAGCATATTCCAAGGAGAGAATGTTAAAAAGAGCTTCTTTATAGTAATTTCTTAAAATTTCTCTATTTTCTTTAAATTTTTCCCTATCTAAAAAAACAATTCCTGGGTTTGTTTGGTCAGAGGAGAGATCTGAATATTTTTCAACAAACTTTATAGTTATCTCTCTAACTTCCTCCTTATCTCTCTTCTCTAAATCATCTAAAATTTCTATACAAACTCCACCATTTCCTCTTGTCTTATACTTAACCATTGGATTTAGTCTTATCAACTTAGGAATGTTTAAAGTGTAACTCTTCTTAAGCTCTTCATAAATTAGAGTAGCTAAGTAAGTTGTACAAAACTTTTTTCTGCTGTCAGTGTCATCTATGCCAATGAACATAAAAAACCCTTAAAAATTAAAAATTTTTAGAAGAATGGATTTCTAAAGTTTCTTCCAGCATATTTAGATAAGCCAAGCTCTTCCTCTATCCTTATTAGTTGGTTATACTTAGCTACCCTCTCCCCTCTTGCAGGAGCTCCTGTTTTTATTTGGCCAGTGTTTAAAGCCACTGCTAAGTCTGCTATTGTTGTATCTTCAGTCTCTCCACTTCTATGTGAAACTATCACTGAGTAACCATTTCTAAATGCCAAGTTAGCAGCATCTATAGCTTCACTTAGGGTTCCTATTTGATTAACCTTTAATAATAAGGCATTAGCCGCTTTTTTCTTAATTCCTTCCTTTAGTCTTTCAACATTGGTAACAAAGAGGTCGTCACCAACAATTTGTATATCTAATTCTTTAGTAATCATTGAGAAGCCTTCAAAGTCTTCCTCATGGAATGGGTCTTCAATAGAGACTATAGGATATCTCTCAACCAACTCTTTATAGTAATTTAAAAGCTCTTCTCTACTTAGCTTTTTCCCTTCTATGTAATAGTAACCATCTCTATAAAATTCTGAAGCAGCACAGTCTAAGGCTAAGACTATCTCATCCTCATATCCAGCTCTTTTAATACTTTCCATTAATAGATCTAAAGCTTCCTCAGCCTTCTTTAATGGAGGGGCAAAGCCTCCCTCATCTCCAACATTTATAGCTGATTTTCCATACTTTTCTATAATTGTATTCTTCAAAGTGTGATAAACCTCAGAGCCTATCCTTATAGCTTCTCTTACAGTACTTGCTCCAATTGGCATAATCATAAACTCTTGAATATCTAAATCATTCCCTGCATGCTTTCCTCCATTGATAATATTCATCATAGGGACAGGCATGACATAACTGTTAGCTCCACCTAAGTATTTATAGAGTGGAACCTTAGCTGTGTCAGCAGCTGCTTTAGCAACAGCTAAGGAAACTGCTAAGATGGCATTAGCCCCTAACTTGGACTTGTTTGGAGTTCCATCCAACTCAATCATAATATAGTCTATCTCTCTCTGCATTCTTGAGTCATAACCAACAATCTCAGGCTTTATAATTGAATTTATATTCTCAACAGCTAACAAAACCCCTTTTCCTCCAAATCTCTTTTCTTTATCCCTTAACTCTAAAGCCTCATGTGTTCCTGTTGAGGCTCCACTTGGCACTATTGCTCTTCCATAACCCTTTCCCTTTGTTATTACTTCAACCTCAACTGTAGGGTTTCCTCTAGAATCTATAACTTCTCTTGCTATTAAATCTTTAATTTCAAATCTCTCATCAATATGATTTAACAACCAAATCCCTCCCTGTAAGCTTTTAATAACTATATAACCTTAAAAATAACAAGAAACAATATTTAAAAATTTTGTGAGTGAGAGAATGAAAGTAGTTTTAGATGCCTCAGCTGTTATCCATGGTTTTAATCCTCTAAATTATGAAGAGTGCTATATAACCCCAAAAGTTTATGAAGAGGTTAAAGAGAACAGAATTTTTTTAGATCAGGCCATATCCTTAGGAAAGTTAAAAATTTTAGAGCCTAAAAAGGAGAGTATAGAGAAAGTAAGAAATTTGGCTAACAAGGTTGGAGAACTCTTATCTGAAGCTGATATAGAGGTTTTAGCTTTAGCTTATGAGCTAAAGGCTTTAATTTTAACTGATGACTATGGAATTCAGAATATAGCCAAAAGATTAAATATTAAGCATAAAGGAATATACTATGATAAAACAAATAAAATTATTGTCTGGAGAAAGGTTTGTTTAGGCTGTAAAAAAAGTTATCCAATTAGCTATGAGTATGATGAGTGTGAAGTTTGTGGAAGCCCACTAAAGAGAAAGGCTGTTAATGTTAAGAGGGAGGGGAAATAATGGCTTTAGGTTTAAGAACTATGGTTATGCTGTCAGTAACAATTATAGTTTTGGGAATAGTTTTTATTAGCTTTTTAAAGATAACTGATAAAGTCTTAGGACACTCTGGATTAAGTGATCAAGACATCAGTAAAGGAAAAGAGATAGCTGAACTCTCTTTAAATCAGATTGCTACTTATGGAAATATTTCAATAAAAATAGTTGATCTCTTTAAAGCTAAAAAAGTTATTGGTAATATGGGAAGAAAGGAAGGTGATAAAAATGAAACCTTCCTATTTATAAAAGTTAGGATAGATAACCATGGAGATCTTCCTTATCAAATATCTAACTTAGACTTTGAGCTAAAGGATGAAAATAATAAAACTTATGATCCTGAGGTGAATGTTTTAGACATCCCTGATGCCTTAGTATTAACAGCTGTCCAACCACATAGGAAGATAGAAGGTTATTTAATATTTAAAATCCCTGAAAATTTGGAAAAGTGTAAATTAGTTTATAAGCTTAATAAGGTTGAGGGTTATGTATTTGTTAGAAAGGAAATTCAGTGGAATATTAATTTAACAGATGTTAAAGAGTTAGATGAGTACTCTGTTATAAGAAAGTGAGACTATGTTACTTTTAGATCTAAAGGGAGAGCCTGGAAAAGACTGTAGAGGATTTTGTAAATTTTGCTATTTTAGAAAGTTGGATAAAAAGAGAGTTGAGCCACTTGGCTGTAAAAATTGCCAATTTACTATAGGTTGTGACTACTGTACATACTCAGTTAGGGAATTAAATGGCCCCTTCCTCCCAATCCCTTTAATTTTAATGCAACTACAAAGCTCTCTAATGTTTAAAAGATATGAGAAGGTTAATATTACTGCTGGAGGAGACGTTAGCTGCTATCCTAACTTAGTAGAGTTGTGTAAAGCTATAAATGACTTTGGCTTAAAGATACATCTTGGCTACACTTCAGGGAAGGGGTTTAATGATATAAAGATAGCTGAGAGATTGGTTGAGTGTGGAGTTGATGAAGTTACTTTCTCAGTATTCTCAACTGATCCTAAGTTAAGAGAGGAGTGGATGAATGATAAAAATTCAGAGAAAGCTATAGAGTGTCTAAAATACTTCTGTGAGCACTGTGAGGTTCACACAGCCATTATAGTTATCCCTGGAGTGAATGACCAAGAGGTTTTATATAAAACCCTCTCAGACCTTGAAGAGTGGGGAGCTAAGGGAGTAATATTAATGAGATTTGCAAACACTGAAGAACAAGGTTTAATATTAGGAAATGCTCCAATACTTGAAGGAATTAAGGTTCACACTTTAGAAGAGTTTAAGGAAATTGTTAAAGAGGCTTATGAAGAGTTTAACTTAAGGGTTACAGGAACTCCTCTTTATGACCCTGTTACAGGAACACCTTTTGCTATAGCTAAGGAGGAAAAGATATTAGAAAAATTAAGAGAGAAGATAGAAGGAGAAGGAACTATAATAACTGGAAATGTCTCTTACCCATATCTAAAGAAAATCTTTGAGGGAACAGAGATTAATGTGGTTAAAGTGAATAAGGATATAGCTGATCTCATAACAGCAAAAGATTTAGAGAAAGTAAATAAGAAGGAGTTGAAAGAAACAGTTTTTATTCCTGAGAAGGCATTTGTACATGATGAAGTAGCCAAAAGAATTTTAAATAGAGATATTATAGTAAGAGTTGGCTCTCTAACCTTAGATGGAGAGGTTAGTGGAGTTTATACAAAAAAGGAAGCTTTAGATTATGAAATTAAAGCCTTTGAAGAATTCATTAGAATGATAAATTTCTTTGGGTATAAGAGATGAGGGTCTTTATAACTGGAGAGCCAGGAGTTGGGAAAACAACTCTAATAAAGAGAATTTATGAGCTGTTAAAGGATAAGTATAAGGTTGGAGGATTCATTACAGAGGAGATTAGAGAAAAAGGGAGAAGAGTAGGTTTTAAAATAAAAGACTTCAGTGGAAATGAGGAAATCTTAGCCTATGTTGGAGAAGGCCATCCAAGGGTTGGGAAATATAGAGTTTATGTAAAAAATTTAGATAAAGTTCTTGAATCTCTAAGTTGGGAAGATAAAGACATTATTTTAATTGATGAAATTGGAGCAATGGAATTTAAAAGTAAGAAATTTAAAGAGTTCTTAGATAAAGTTTTAAGCTCTAATAAAGATTTGATAGCTACTTTACATAGACACTATGTTAATAAATTTAAAGACTTTGGTAGAGTTATAAGGCTTGAGAAGAACAATAGGGAAGAGATTTTTAAACACATAGTTAAGGTGTTGGAAAATGAAGGGTATGTGTTATAGATGTGGAGCTATTGATGAGTTGATAGATGGCTTATGCCCTCTTTGCTATAAACAACTAAATCCATTAATTGAAATTCCTGATAGAGTGGAGATAGAAGTTTGCCACATGTGTGGCTCTTACAAGAGGAAGACTTGGCAAACTCCTAAGGGAGAGAGTCCAGAGGAAATAGTTGAGGAAATTGTCAGATGGGCAGTTAGGGATAACTTAGAAGTTAAGGGAGATGTTGAAATAGAAGTTCTTCCTTACATCTCTCAACTTCCTGGAGGGAAGAGGAGTAAGTTAATTGTTCCAGTTAAGATTATTGCTAAGGGTAAGTTGCCAGGAGAGAAGGAAGAGAGGGAAGAAGAGAGAGATATAGAGGTTCATTTAAAGATGGTTCAGTGTCCAAGATGCTCAAGGTTCATGTCTAATTATTATGAAGCTACCCTACAAGTAAGGGCTATGAATAGATACTTAACTGAGGAAGAAAAGGAAGAGATTGATAAGTTTGTTAGGGAAGAACTATATAGAAGGCTGAAGAAGGATAGAATGGCATTTATATCCAAATTTATCCCTCAAAAGGAAGGGCTTGACTATCAACTTGGCTCTGTTGGAGCAGCGAGATCAGTGGCTCAGAGGATAAAGCAGAAGTATGGAGGGAAGATAACAGAGAGTGCCACTCTTGTAGGAGTAGATAGTGAAGGAAATGAGTTATATAGAGTAACTGTCTCTGTAAAGATTCCTGAGTATAGGGTTGGAGATGTAGTGGAATATAAAGATAAGTATCATGTGGTTTCAGCCATAACAGAGAATAAGGTTTATATGAAAACCTTGGATGAGAAGAGGGAGAAGGTTGGAGTATCTTGGCACATAGCTGAAAAGGAAACAAAGTTAATTAGTAAAAGGGAAGATCTTAGCTCAGCTACAGTAATCTCAACCATCCCTAAGTTGATGGTGATGGATGATAGGAGCTATGAAATTTATGAGTTTGACACTAACTTAGATGTAAAAGAGGGAGACAAAATTAAAATCTTAAAGAAAGATGAGAGAATTTACTTAGTGGGAAAGGATGATAGAGATAGATAAAAGAGCTTACCAATCTATTAAGAATTTCTCAAGGATAATTTATAGAAAGGTTATAAAGAATAAAGAAGAGTTGCCTGAGCATGAAGATATTATAGAGCTATACTACAATGGTAAGTTTGTGGCTAAAGCTATCTATAACCCTAAATCTGTAATTATAAAGATTTTAACAACTGAAAGAGAAGAGATAGATTATAACTTTTTTTATAAAAGGATTGAGAGGGCTAAGTATTACAGGGAAGAGGTCTTAAACTATAAAGATGTGTATAGATGGATCTATGCTGAAGCTGATTCTCTACCAAATATAATTTTTGATAAATATAATGAGCTTGGAGCCTTGCAACTTATGTCAAAGCTTATAGAGAGGAGATATCTTAAAGATCTTGTCAATGCTTTTTTTGATCTCTCAAACTTAGAAAGTATCTATGTAAAAAAGGGAAAGAAAGGAGAAAAAATTAAAGAGAGGGTTTTTGGAAATAAGGAGAAGAAGGAAACTATAATTAAAGAAGGGGAGGCTAAGTTTATTGTCAATGTTAAAGGTCATAAAACAGGCTTCTTCTTAGACCAGAGGGAGAATAGATTAGCATTAGAGAAATTCATTAAGCCAGGAGATAGGGTTTTAGATGTCTTCTGCTACACTGGTGGATTCTCTGTCCATGCAGCTATAAGAGGAGCTTACGTTACTGGAATAGATCTGTCTAAGAAAGCTCTAAGCGTAGCTGAACAAAATATGGAAATTAATAATATCCCTAAGGATAGATATGAATTTATTGAAGGAAATGCCTTTGAGATTTTAACAGATCTTGCCGATAGAGGAGAGAAGTATGATGTTGTTATCTTAGATCCACCAGCCTTTACAAGGGATGAGGATGATATAAAAAGAGCTTTAAAGGCATATTCAACCATAAACTACTTAGGGATAAAGTTGGCTAAAAGAATATTTGTTACTTGCTCTTGCTCTCATCATATTGATAAGGAGATGTTTAAGAGAGTTGTCTTTTCTTCAGCATTTAGGGCTAAGAAAAATATGTTTTTAATAGAGTATAGAGGACAAGCTCCAGATCATCCTATAGACATAGCCAACAAAAATTTAGAGTATTTAAAGTGTATCTTCTTTTATGTTAAAAACTAAGATGTTTTATTTTATCCCCAAGATCTTCCTTAGGATGGTTGAGCAAACCATAGAGCTCATTATATACCATCCCAACCATCCTAAGGCATTTGGCACAACTTTAAAGCCACCATGGTAAAAGACAGAGCCAAGCCAATGCCAGAAGTCAAGGAGCATAATCTTACTTATTATTATTGGAAGATAGACTACAACTCCATTCCAGTCAGGATAGAGTTGATGATACAAACCATTAAAGCCATAAAGATGCTTCATATAGATAAAAATTAAGATGATTGGGACAAAGGTGTAGATCATAGGTTTAAAGCTTAACCTCATTAGCTCAGCATTTAAAGCCATCATCTTCTCTTGCTCTTCCTGCAACTTCTTTAAAGCCTCTGGATCTTTTGTAGCTAATTTATACTTTTTCTGAAACTTCTTTATCTCTTCTTTTAACTCTCTAACCCTCTCCTGATCAACCAGTAGTTTAGTAGCTATGTTAGAGATTAAAGACACTCCCAGGGAGAAGATTAAGATGCCTATAGCTGGGGGATAGTTCTTAACTATAGGCAATACTAAGGAATCAATAAAATTTAAAATTGATTCAAACATTCTTTTCAACCTTTTAAGACTTTAACCATTTCCTCAACAGCTTTATCTAAGAGATCATCTCTATTTTTAATTATCTTAACTGTAGCTCCTGTTAGTACAGCATAGGTTATAGCTGCTGCTCTATTCATGAAGAGATGCTCATCTATATCTTCAGTGCTTTCAAAATCTCTCTGTCTTGTCTCATCCTTTAGCCTTCTCATTAATACTTCATTACTGTCAGCTTCAACCAACACTATAATATCTGGCTTCAACTCCTCTAAAACCCAAATTGGTAAGCCAGGAAGGTAACCTTTAGGTGTCTTTATTGTACTGTGGGTATCAACTATTATATCCTCTTCCTTAGCCATCTCAGCTATTCTCTTTCCAGCTAATCTTTGAATCTCCTTCTGTTTCTCTGGAGGTAACTTTCTTAGCTGGTCTCTATTTTCCACTAACCCTTCTTCTTTGGCTATCTCCAACATGACAGTTCCAAAATTCACTATCTTATAATTTATTCCCTCCTCTCTTAACTTCTCAACAGCTTTATTAGTTACTGTTGTAGAACCAACTCCAGGAACTCCAACAACTACAACTAACATTTTTACTCACCCTTTAAGATTTTTGATATAATTGGATGTAGCTCATCTATCTTATCTCTTATCAACTGCTCATACATTCTATATACAATAGAAACAGTTAATAAAACCCCTGTCCCTCCACCCAATGCTCCTATGAAGTTGGCTATCCCAGCTAAGAAACCAACAAATGCTGAACTCATAATAGTTAAGGCTGGAATATATCTTCTTAATCTTTGCTCTATAGCTTTCTCACTTCTTCTAAACCCTTTTATAGCCATTCCTAAGGAGCTTATCCTCTTAGCCATACTTTTTGGATCTAAACCTGTGGTTTCAACCCAGAAGATTCCAAAGAATATACAGGCTATGATCATAGCTATTAGATAGATTATAGCATGTATTGGATCAGCTAAGACATTTGATAAACCATAGGGGGTAGAGAGATAGTAAGCTATTCCACTAACTGGAACTCCATTAACATAGTTTCCTAAGATTGGAAACCCAGCTCTA contains the following coding sequences:
- a CDS encoding tRNA(Ile)(2)-agmatinylcytidine synthase; amino-acid sequence: MFIGIDDTDSRKKFCTTYLATLIYEELKKSYTLNIPKLIRLNPMVKYKTRGNGGVCIEILDDLEKRDKEEVREITIKFVEKYSDLSSDQTNPGIVFLDREKFKENREILRNYYKEALFNILSLEYAEKVIKRVGGGFIKFKKGLGIIGALGAISSEPPYTYELLAYRKKENWGKRREIDERSVIEMDRKTFPYTFDNYDYENEKVLITPNTPCPVLFGIRGINIKTLIDAYFMVKGEKPERFMIFKTNHGTDVHLRVMKIRDIYPNTGVIVYGKVSEKPRDIEGGHVIFKLSDDTGNIDCIAYEPTKGFRETIRKLIPGDFVAVYGTVREEPLTINIEKIKILKLEKIYRLNKRCPHCGGTLKAKGKKVGYKCKRCKKVIKYEEIEKEEIKRDLKIGFYEVPGVARRHLSKPIQLIDLIK
- the eno gene encoding phosphopyruvate hydratase codes for the protein MDERFEIKDLIAREVIDSRGNPTVEVEVITKGKGYGRAIVPSGASTGTHEALELRDKEKRFGGKGVLLAVENINSIIKPEIVGYDSRMQREIDYIMIELDGTPNKSKLGANAILAVSLAVAKAAADTAKVPLYKYLGGANSYVMPVPMMNIINGGKHAGNDLDIQEFMIMPIGASTVREAIRIGSEVYHTLKNTIIEKYGKSAINVGDEGGFAPPLKKAEEALDLLMESIKRAGYEDEIVLALDCAASEFYRDGYYYIEGKKLSREELLNYYKELVERYPIVSIEDPFHEEDFEGFSMITKELDIQIVGDDLFVTNVERLKEGIKKKAANALLLKVNQIGTLSEAIDAANLAFRNGYSVIVSHRSGETEDTTIADLAVALNTGQIKTGAPARGERVAKYNQLIRIEEELGLSKYAGRNFRNPFF
- a CDS encoding PIN domain-containing protein, which translates into the protein MKVVLDASAVIHGFNPLNYEECYITPKVYEEVKENRIFLDQAISLGKLKILEPKKESIEKVRNLANKVGELLSEADIEVLALAYELKALILTDDYGIQNIAKRLNIKHKGIYYDKTNKIIVWRKVCLGCKKSYPISYEYDECEVCGSPLKRKAVNVKREGK
- a CDS encoding DUF4352 domain-containing protein, which codes for MALGLRTMVMLSVTIIVLGIVFISFLKITDKVLGHSGLSDQDISKGKEIAELSLNQIATYGNISIKIVDLFKAKKVIGNMGRKEGDKNETFLFIKVRIDNHGDLPYQISNLDFELKDENNKTYDPEVNVLDIPDALVLTAVQPHRKIEGYLIFKIPENLEKCKLVYKLNKVEGYVFVRKEIQWNINLTDVKELDEYSVIRK
- the mmp10 gene encoding methyl coenzyme M reductase-arginine methyltransferase Mmp10 (Mmp10 (methanogenesis marker protein 10) is a cobalamin-requiring radical SAM methyltransferase that creates the methylarginine modification to methyl coenzyme M reductase.), with protein sequence MLLLDLKGEPGKDCRGFCKFCYFRKLDKKRVEPLGCKNCQFTIGCDYCTYSVRELNGPFLPIPLILMQLQSSLMFKRYEKVNITAGGDVSCYPNLVELCKAINDFGLKIHLGYTSGKGFNDIKIAERLVECGVDEVTFSVFSTDPKLREEWMNDKNSEKAIECLKYFCEHCEVHTAIIVIPGVNDQEVLYKTLSDLEEWGAKGVILMRFANTEEQGLILGNAPILEGIKVHTLEEFKEIVKEAYEEFNLRVTGTPLYDPVTGTPFAIAKEEKILEKLREKIEGEGTIITGNVSYPYLKKIFEGTEINVVKVNKDIADLITAKDLEKVNKKELKETVFIPEKAFVHDEVAKRILNRDIIVRVGSLTLDGEVSGVYTKKEALDYEIKAFEEFIRMINFFGYKR
- a CDS encoding NTPase, with the protein product MRVFITGEPGVGKTTLIKRIYELLKDKYKVGGFITEEIREKGRRVGFKIKDFSGNEEILAYVGEGHPRVGKYRVYVKNLDKVLESLSWEDKDIILIDEIGAMEFKSKKFKEFLDKVLSSNKDLIATLHRHYVNKFKDFGRVIRLEKNNREEIFKHIVKVLENEGYVL
- a CDS encoding 60S ribosomal export protein NMD3; translation: MKGMCYRCGAIDELIDGLCPLCYKQLNPLIEIPDRVEIEVCHMCGSYKRKTWQTPKGESPEEIVEEIVRWAVRDNLEVKGDVEIEVLPYISQLPGGKRSKLIVPVKIIAKGKLPGEKEEREEERDIEVHLKMVQCPRCSRFMSNYYEATLQVRAMNRYLTEEEKEEIDKFVREELYRRLKKDRMAFISKFIPQKEGLDYQLGSVGAARSVAQRIKQKYGGKITESATLVGVDSEGNELYRVTVSVKIPEYRVGDVVEYKDKYHVVSAITENKVYMKTLDEKREKVGVSWHIAEKETKLISKREDLSSATVISTIPKLMVMDDRSYEIYEFDTNLDVKEGDKIKILKKDERIYLVGKDDRDR
- a CDS encoding class I SAM-dependent rRNA methyltransferase; this translates as MIEIDKRAYQSIKNFSRIIYRKVIKNKEELPEHEDIIELYYNGKFVAKAIYNPKSVIIKILTTEREEIDYNFFYKRIERAKYYREEVLNYKDVYRWIYAEADSLPNIIFDKYNELGALQLMSKLIERRYLKDLVNAFFDLSNLESIYVKKGKKGEKIKERVFGNKEKKETIIKEGEAKFIVNVKGHKTGFFLDQRENRLALEKFIKPGDRVLDVFCYTGGFSVHAAIRGAYVTGIDLSKKALSVAEQNMEINNIPKDRYEFIEGNAFEILTDLADRGEKYDVVILDPPAFTRDEDDIKRALKAYSTINYLGIKLAKRIFVTCSCSHHIDKEMFKRVVFSSAFRAKKNMFLIEYRGQAPDHPIDIANKNLEYLKCIFFYVKN
- a CDS encoding EMC3/TMCO1 family protein, whose amino-acid sequence is MFESILNFIDSLVLPIVKNYPPAIGILIFSLGVSLISNIATKLLVDQERVRELKEEIKKFQKKYKLATKDPEALKKLQEEQEKMMALNAELMRLSFKPMIYTFVPIILIFIYMKHLYGFNGLYHQLYPDWNGVVVYLPIIISKIMLLDFWHWLGSVFYHGGFKVVPNALGWLGWYIMSSMVCSTILRKILGIK
- a CDS encoding adenylate kinase, whose amino-acid sequence is MLVVVVGVPGVGSTTVTNKAVEKLREEGINYKIVNFGTVMLEIAKEEGLVENRDQLRKLPPEKQKEIQRLAGKRIAEMAKEEDIIVDTHSTIKTPKGYLPGLPIWVLEELKPDIIVLVEADSNEVLMRRLKDETRQRDFESTEDIDEHLFMNRAAAITYAVLTGATVKIIKNRDDLLDKAVEEMVKVLKG